In Pseudomonas grandcourensis, the DNA window GCGGTAAGCCGCGCAGCACACCCTTTCAGATGCAGACTGTGAGAACGCAATCGCGAGCAAGCTCGCTCCCACAGGGTTTTGTGGTCGTTCACAGATTCTGTGTTCGACTCTCCACCTGTGGGAGCGGGCTTGCCCGCGAAGGGGTCTTTCATTCACAGCAAAGCGAATGTCAGACGCGGAAGTGGCTCACCATCTGCTGCAATTGACCACCCAGCCGAGCCAGTTCAACACTGGACTTGGCGGTCTCATCGCTCGCCGCAGCGGTCTGTTCGGAGACGTCGCGCACGTTGATGATGCTGCGGCTGATCTCTTCGGCCACGGCGCTTTGCTGTTCGGCAGCGGCGGCGATCTGCTGGTTCATCGACTGGATGTTGGACACCGTGCGGGTGATGTTCTCCAGTGACTCACCGGCCTTGCGGGTCAGGGCCACGCTGCTGTCAGTGAGGACGCGGCTGTTGTTCATCACCGCCGACACTTGTTGCGTGCCGTTCTGCAGGCCGGCCACCAGGCCTTCGATTTCCTCTGTGGATTTCTGCGTGCGCTGGGCCAGGCCGCGGACCTCGTCGGCCACCACCGCAAAACCACGACCGGCTTCACCGGCACGGGCCGCTTCGATGGCGGCATTGAGTGCCAGCAGGTTGGTCTGTTCGGCGACGGCCTTGATCACGTCCATGACGCTGCCAATCTTGTCGCTTTCCTGTTGCAGCACGCTCATGGCTTCGGTGGAACGCACCACTTCGCTGGCCAGGCGCTCGATCTGGGCGATAGCTTCGTTGACCACTTTGTCACCTTCGCGGGCTTCGCCGTCGGCCGCCGCAGCGGCTTGCGAGGCTTCTTCGGCGTTGCGCGCGACTTCCTGCACGGTGGCGGTCATCTCGTGCATGGCGGTGGCGACCTGATCGGTCTCGACTTTCTGGCTGTTGACCCCGGCACTGGTCTGCTCGGTCACGGCCGACAGCTCTTCGGCGGCGCTGGCGATCTGGGTCACGCCGTCGCGGATGCCACTGATCAAGTCGCGCAGGGTCACGCCCATGCGCGCGATGCCTTGCTGCAACACGCCGAGTTCGTCGCGCCGGGTGACCAGCACATTGTGGGACAGGTCACCGCTGGCGATGCGATCGACCACCGCCAGGGTTTCGCGCAATGGTCGGGTGATCTGGCGAGTGATGACCACGGCGGCAATGATGCCCACCAGCAGTGCCAGCAGGGTGCTGATCAGTTGCAGAGTGCGGGCCCGGGCGCTTTCGGCATCGCGACGGTCGAGCTGGATCTGATACAGCTGATCGCTTTGGGACACGATGGCGGCGCCCTGGTCGGTCATTTCCTTGCGCGCTTGCACCGCGTCATTGCTGGCGGCCTTGTAGGCCTGCAAGGCGCTGCGGTAGTTGCCCAACGCGGTTTCCAGCTGACGCAGGGCGTCTTGCTGGGAGTCGGCGAAGTGCACGTTCAGCGGTTTCAGGCTGCCGATGGCGGCGTCCAGTTGGCCGACGGCTTTTTGCTCGGTCTCGGCATTGGTACTGGCGGTGTAGCCGCGCACTTCGTAGCGCGCCAGCAGGAACGCTTCCTTGGCAGCCGTTATGGCCTGGAACTGTTCGAAGCGCTGGTCGCTCAACGGCATTTGCTGCACGCGGGTATTGATGTCATTGATCAGCGTGTTGGCGGTTTCGGCGTTGGCGCTCATGGCGTCGCGGGCGCTGTTTCCGGCGCGATAGGCGCTGCGCATCTTGCCCAGTGACGTCCTGTAGGCGTCGATGACAGCGCCTTGCTCGCGCAGCAGCTTGAGGTTTTCCGGGCTCTTGAACTTCGCCAGCAGGGCTTGCTGCTGGGCCGAGAAGGCGTCGAGGGTGGTCTGCACGTTCTGCGCGGCGGTTTCGTCGCCGTTGGTCAGCATGTATTGCAGGCGAACCACGCGCAACTTGGTCAGGCCGGCATTGAGCTGGGTGATGTCACTCATCCAGTTGCTGCGGTCGATCAACCCGCCCAGGCTGGTCCAGCCGGTCAGGGCCAGGACGCAGGTCAGTGCCAGGACCAGGCCAAACCCCAGGCCCAGTTTCAGGTTCACGCTGATGTTGCCGAACCAGCTATTCATCACATTCCTCCAGGAACTTGGTATTTCTTTATCGTCGGTTGGCTGGAAGATTGTTTTTTTTGGAAGCCGCCAAGCTGTGTAAGCAGGATGTATCGGCAGCAATCCCTGGAGCTGAAAGGATTTTTCCGCGGGGTTTG includes these proteins:
- a CDS encoding methyl-accepting chemotaxis protein, which translates into the protein MNSWFGNISVNLKLGLGFGLVLALTCVLALTGWTSLGGLIDRSNWMSDITQLNAGLTKLRVVRLQYMLTNGDETAAQNVQTTLDAFSAQQQALLAKFKSPENLKLLREQGAVIDAYRTSLGKMRSAYRAGNSARDAMSANAETANTLINDINTRVQQMPLSDQRFEQFQAITAAKEAFLLARYEVRGYTASTNAETEQKAVGQLDAAIGSLKPLNVHFADSQQDALRQLETALGNYRSALQAYKAASNDAVQARKEMTDQGAAIVSQSDQLYQIQLDRRDAESARARTLQLISTLLALLVGIIAAVVITRQITRPLRETLAVVDRIASGDLSHNVLVTRRDELGVLQQGIARMGVTLRDLISGIRDGVTQIASAAEELSAVTEQTSAGVNSQKVETDQVATAMHEMTATVQEVARNAEEASQAAAAADGEAREGDKVVNEAIAQIERLASEVVRSTEAMSVLQQESDKIGSVMDVIKAVAEQTNLLALNAAIEAARAGEAGRGFAVVADEVRGLAQRTQKSTEEIEGLVAGLQNGTQQVSAVMNNSRVLTDSSVALTRKAGESLENITRTVSNIQSMNQQIAAAAEQQSAVAEEISRSIINVRDVSEQTAAASDETAKSSVELARLGGQLQQMVSHFRV